tgtcccccatgcgtggtgttccgtccgtgttccccacgcgtgtcccccatgtgtggtgggctcggattattacgggctaggtccgaaaattaggcctaaaaatgggtaatttgaacccaaatattattctttgcccagacccgagaataaaaacacgatgttattcaattaatcctatgcaagcaaaataactaccaaaataagactaacatttaaaacaaaactatttcttttttttgtttttagtattttttccaagattaaaatagctacaaaacataaataaaactatttttgtcatttccgtttttatataaagataaaatataaagtactattttttgtatttttcaagattaaaatggctacaaaatgttaataacttttttttgtaattttcgaaattatacaacgataaaaacataaagtactatttttatatttttttatgtttaaaatgactacaaaacattaataaaactatattttttataattttcgaaattataaagtacaaaaataaggtactatttttttgtattttttcaagtttatgagaaatacataagctaaaatttatatatatattttttgtaatttttcttttgcgacgaaataaagtaaaatagtcaaaatagctatattagacccaatttaaatattcacgctaaaaatgtgaaaattcccggggagggtcaaaaatcacacgtctacaacaaccaacttagtaagtaacaataataaataaggaactgaaagGCAGTGACGAGCTACACAGTTATAATTCATTTTCAGTAGTCTCAACAAGGAAgatagacatgctttcaaatccAGCAAATTAAGTCAAATCAGTTTATACATGACATGCTCAAGTAAAACCAGATAAAAATatctttcaaaagttttcaaaaCAGTGATATATGGAAGCTATGTGCAACAACAATGAAATCATATAAAGTCTCTCAGGGCAACAATCACTCAGTCCTctcattcactccaacctcacaatcactcattcctcacagtcactcattcctcacggtcactcatcactcggcactcgcactcagtaggtacccgcactcattggggatgtgtacagactcctgaggggctccttcaacccaagcgttatatcaagccaatcatggAGTAAATCAATGAAACAttctacggcgtgcagcccgatctcataaatatcctcacatttaggacctcagcctcactcagtcattaatATCTCTAGTCTCTCGGACTctcaaaaatcataaaaattagcccaacaacaatgatatgatatatcaacaagaataatagagactgagatatgatatgcgagTAAAAGCTGAGACTGAGTACAAATAGCATTTAGTAGGTAATTTCAACACGTAACACGACCTCTGTCTGTCCCATTAGTACCAACACATAGCTTAaatatggtttctaacatgatttaTAGTCAAATCTCTACAACACATGGAGGGCATATAGCTAACAACGAGTTTATTTAACTTTTCAGTTTTACGGAATGGACAAAGTCACAATTCCCACAATGCACGCCCCTCATCTAACATGCGTGTCACCTCCAAAACAATTACATAACACAAAAtctggggttttgtaccctcagagCCAGATTTAgaattattacttacctcaatccgagcaaaaacTCTACTCCAATACGCATTTGCCTCGCAAGTCAGCCTCCAAATAtaccgaatctagccacaagcagtacaatacaatcaatacgaAATTACAAGCCAAAATCTAAAATTGGCCAAAAgcggcccccgggcccatgtctcgaaatccgataaaagtcaTAAAACCTGAGAgtacattcactcacgagtctagtcataccaaattcatcaaaatccaacaccaaatggccattcaaatcctcaaaatcaactctccaaatccctagcctcaaacccccaaattacaCATAAAAAACATACCAAATAGGTGGAAAAATCAGTGGGGAAACATAATTATTGAACAGAAATGAACGCAAGGATCTTACCTTAAGAATCACCTTTAAAATCCTCTTAAAAATCTCCAAAACCGAGCTAAAAAATGTTAGAAATGTGAAAAATCCCGGAACCCTCATTTTTGAACCTTTTTATACTGCCCAGTGATGCCTTCATCGCGAAAGCGACCTTCCTCTTGCGTTCGCGTAGACCATTCTGACTACCCCTTAATTTaccccttcgtgaacgcgacccCAACCCCACGAACGAGAAGATTGCCGACCCCACTCTTCGCAAGCGCGACCACTGCCCCGCGAACGCGTAGACCAATATCTTGGGGTTCCCAGCTACCTCAACACCTCTTCGCGTACGCGTCACCAATCCTGCGTTCGCGTTGCGCTCTCAGTCCAAATCTTCGCGTATGTGtcctcttcttcgcgaatgcaaagAACAAAACTTCCTCAGCCAATAGatgcccttcacgaacgcgagacctctctcgcgaacgcgtaagaggAAACCAGAAAATTCACACCAGCAATCTTGAGCCATCAagccaagtccaaaaatgatccattaaccacccgaaactcacccgaggcccccggggacctcaaccaaacataccaacaagtcctaaatcaTAATGCGAATTTAGTCGAACCTTCAAACCACCTCAGACAACttcaaaaacacgaatcacacatagatccaagcctaatgaactttgaaattttcaaattctacaaacggcgttgaaatctatcaaatcacgtccgattgacctcaaattttgcacacaagtcacaaatgacaccacgaacctactccaacttccggaaatccaatccgaccccgatatcaaaaaatccactcccggtcaaacttcccaaaattctaactttcatcatttcaagcctaattctactacggacctccaaatcacaattcagacatgctcttaagtccaaaatcacccaacggagcgaacagaaccatcaaaattcaaatccgaggttgtttacacataagtcgACATCCGATCAGCTTTTTCAACTGAAGCTTTCAattatgagactaagtgtctcaattcactctgaaatctctccggacccgaaccaacctAGTAAGTCATATAACAGATGTAGAGCACAAAAAGAGCAGAAAATGGGAAAACGGgactacaactctcgaaacgaccggccgggtcgttacactagagctctcattcatttttttccccttctttttCACATACTGTATCACACATTCGAGCTCCTCTCTTGTACTTACTCTTTCTATCGAAGTTCGAGGGACGCTTCCCTAAATAAGAATCCTTAACTACTTTCTTACTATTTCTGTCTATCATTTCTATCATTTAATTGTATAGTGCATCTTTCTCTAAATTAGGGGACTTTTAGCATCTACAAAAACATTTACCTTTTGCAAAAGAAGAGTCTAGCTCAATCTTCAGCGATAGTAATAGAATAATAGTGGCTTAATCTGTGTAAAATATTGGGTGAGAATAAATTTTTAATGTTAAATATTTATCCACATAATAAAGAACGTCGTATAGGTACAAAGATGATGGAATCTCTATCCAAGACTGCAAGATATCTCCATCGACTAATGAAAAGGACTTTAATTACTTTTTCTATTCATCTCCTTTTTGTTTGATCTGATTGCTAATCGCTCAAAAATTGTTTATTAACAACATTCAGTTCTGCTATAATCATAAATTTGAAGTGGCAACTACATTATGGCCTATGGAGAATAAGTGGCGCAATCTATTTTGTTTGAAACTGATTGCAAACCATAACAAGTGGACAAAGTGCAAAGACATTAGCAGTTGCAAATTGCAGATAAGTCTTGACATGTGAATCTCATTATCACCCACATAAACAAGAGCACGAGACTTGAAGTTAAATCACATAATTATGATAAATTAACATGATTTAGTGTTTACTCTAAACACTAAGGAGTGGTTTGGTACGGTGTATTAgggaaaataatatatatatatatatatatatatatatatatatatatatatagatgctTTGGTATTACTAATTTCTTATTTAGTTATATATACTCTATTTGGTATTATTGTATATATAACCATAATTTTAACAATATCAtagtttttaatataatatatggATACGCATGTATACACCCCTATCTAATGTATGTTATTTTATATACACCAAATCAAACAATAATCTCAGATAGTATCTCGGCATAAATAATCGTAGCATTACTACTACACATTATTCGATGTTATTCTTATTATTGTGACATAAAAGAGAAGTTTTATTGTGTGCCCCACACAACTGACATTAGTTGTGTGAGACTACTTATTGTCACATAAATTTGTGGACCTCAATCTTATACTTTTGTGTTCATAAAAATTTGGGTCCATAAAATTGTGAGATAAAAAAATATGACTAGTGTGAGTTCGTATgctacacaaaaaaaaaaaattccgacCTAAAAAGATTGCATGACAAAACGTCACTATAATTAATGTGACAAGACCTTGTCTTGGTGGACGTGGGGAAGGTAGATTCTTTCCTCCATATAAGTCTATTCATTCTTCCCATCGGACCAAAACAcaactttcttttctcctttACTTTGTCTGCAGCTAAGGTTTCATACCATGGAAATTTTACCAGGTTAGTACAAACCCCATTTTCCCCAAGCATTCTATAAGCTAATTcaacaaactatttttcttaaaatataatGAAAAAACTTTCTACTTTTCTTGGAATTTTGTCTGTGGTGTTGGTTTATAGGATCAAGAGAGCCACTTCTAGAGAATGAGAGTGGATTTAGGGAAGATGGAGAAATCAAGATTCAGGTAAGGGGTCTTACAAAGGTGTCGGATAAGGGTATTTCTATATTGAACAATGTAAACGTTGACATACCCAAAGGTATAATCATGGGTGTCATTGGCCCAAGTGGTAGTGGAAAGTCAACCTTATTGCGATCACTCAATCGATTGTGGGAACCTCCTTCCAACACTGTGTTTTTGGACGGTCAAGATATATGTGATCTGGATGTGCTTACTCTCCGCCGTAAGATTGGCATGCTCTTTCAGCTTCCTGTTCTCTTTGAAGGTATGTGATTGCAAATCCAAAAACAATTGCCAGTACTTTTGATTAGTTAGATAGCTCTTATATCATAGGTAGATCCATGTTCTTGTGAGTTGATATTTATTCATCATATGTTTAATGTTAAAAGTTTTGTGCTTAGCCGAGCCGAAGGTCTCacaaggtctgcatacacactatcctctccagaccccacttataGGAATATACTGGGTATGTTATTGTTTTAGTATGTTTGATGTTAAAAGCAATCTATTGTTCGAAATAATGCTCAATTTAATGGAAGTGGCAATGCTTTTGGTAAAGCCGGCCGGCCAGCGGGAATCAACTAGTTTAGTTATAAGCTCAGTAGGCTCACAATAGGGAACTGGGAAATGGGGCGGTCAGTAGGAGAACAACTAGCAGTATTAGTTGACCGGTGACAAGATCATATAGTTTCAGAGCAGGATCGAGTTTTAAAGCGTGGTTATGGCACCCTATCTAGTAAGAGCTTCTAAAGCTATGTTTAGCGTAATTAGGGATGGTAAGCAGGCGTGTTGGGTTGGATATGGGACGGGTCGAAAACGGGTAATAAAAAACGGATAAATTgtccgacccgacccatatttaatacgaataaaaaagtgattaaccggcggataatatggactTGAGGAACTCTCAATTTGaggttttacaaatgtaaaagttaaacccattggttatccattttctaaatggataatatggttcttatccatatttgacccatttttaaaaagttcattattttTTTAGTAGGTAATATGGATGGTTAACTATTTTCtgttaaccattttgccacccctagGCGTAATCAATACAATAGTTGGGTTGCTACTAGGATAACTTAATCAAATGTAACTCTTTTGTCAACATATATTTAACTGCAGAGTTGTTAAGTAGTAACAGGTGCTTGATTAAGTGCTCTTTGTGCAAAATTATTTCAGGCGCTGTTGCAGATAATGTAAGATATGGGCCACAATTAAAAGGAAAGAAACTAAGTGACAATGAGGTATACAAGTTGCTGACTCTAGCTGACCTGGATTCATCTTTCTTCAGCAAGTCAGGTGGAGAACTCTCTGTTGGTCAAGCACAGAGAGTTGCACTTGCTAGGACCTTGGCTAATGAACCAGAGGTAAATTTTAAATATGCCAAGATTTCACCAGTTTTGACAAAGAAACTTCAGTCGGCCAATTACGTTGAATGTGATATAAGTATATAGCCTTATGTTTCCGTATTCTCTAAGGTTCTGCTGCTGGATGAGCCAACAAGTGCACTGGATCCGATATCAACACAGAATATTGAGGATGTTCTTGTAAAGCTGAAGAGGGAGCAGAATTTGACCGTTGTGATGGTTTCACATAGCATCAAACAAATAAAGAGAATAGCAGACATAGTATGTCTGCTTGTTAATGGGGAGATTGTAGAAATTTTAAAGCCTGATCAACTTTGTGAAGCTAAACATCCCATGGCACAAAGATTTCTTGAACTCAGCGCCTAACATCTTCTCCGCATACCCCCACCCTTATTTTCTGGATATCTTGTGTTTTGTGTTTTTGATACTTGGATGGTGAAATCGAGGAAACCAGTTCCAGATGTGTAATAGCATTTGATTTATCATAAGTATACACTTGAGTCACCTCTGTGATGTTTGCAGATTGAGTAGCAATTGATCAAGCAAGTGAGACTTTCCCTGCTTAAAGAAGTTTCTAAGATAATGTACAAGCAAGTGAGACTAGTCTCGGTTGCTGATTGATTCAGTAAGACTGTTTGTGATATCGTCTTTTAACAAATCCTGATATAACAAAGGGGTTTCTTGTGGCCCCATCTGGAAGGCCCTTCCTAAAGAAAGAACGCGTCTAACCACCACATGATCTTTGAGTGTGAGATATATGTGATAACTTGTAGCGAGCCTAATTGGGGTGACCATTTTCATTCTCCTTTTATTTGGAACAAATCTTGCTATGGAAGGATCATGTAGCATGTCCATAGTGTGTTTTCAGATTTTATTAGTATGAATTGGTCGTTTCTGAtgagaccccacttgtgggattatactgagatGTTGTTGTTTGGGATGCATGGCTGGATTATCATCTAACGCCAGAAGAAGCAGCTTAATACGAACAGTCTAGGTGCCAAACAATTTATCATACACTGGACCCTTGGTCGAATTTGTGCAAGATTGAGTAGCAAAAGGCCAATCAGGTGACACTCAATATATATTCATCTGAGTATTCTTAAAGAAATTTCAATAGCAGATCTTGCCTGTCTCTGAAACTTGACAGTATTCTGGTAGCTGAGATGCCATTGGCTTTACATTAACAGTGAATTTTTGCGGTAATTACAATGAtctataatttattttctttgttcaGCTTACAGTTTTGGTTTGAATACAAATAGATTCTACATATAAGGAAGTAGTGACTTGTGAAAGAATCTTTGGAAGACTTTATATTTATTGACTTTGCTACAGCTCCAAACCTTTTAGGTTATTAAGGAGTTTTTTAAAGAACAAGAGATAAATGGTTTCACTATCTTGAATTATACAAAGGTTTGAAACCATGCTTCAATGCAGCCTCCCACACAACATCAATCTGATCAACGTCGATGGCTCCAACCTCATGGTGTGTCCAACCTTCAAGAAGATGCAGTAGCCCACCCGCGTGACAAGCATGAACTACGCCTCTTCCCATTGTATACTGGTGAAGTACAGAAGCACAGTGAAAATTCATATAAAACATGTAAAAAGAGCACCCTGGTGCACTAATCTTAAAATGGACTACATTGGGTTTACTATATGCAGTCTTACTTTGCATTTCTGCAACAGATTGTATCCACTATGCAAAACATGTAACAGTGTCATAAACTGATGCTACTAACAACAGACGAGACTATGGAATTTGGTTGTCACTAACACAATTCTATCTACCGAAGTTTGGATTTCACACCAAATTGTTATCCTGTTGGCTTACTGTTTCTATGGTTTTCTGAAAAAAGTCACACAAAAAAATAAGGCGATGGCATATGATACTGATGTATACCTCACAACTTCCTAAGCCAGTGACATCTTTTGGAAGTCTCATTGCTGCTAATTTGCCATAGGTACAGTCTCTGCGAAAGGGAATGACAGGAGGAACCACAAACTGATAAAAATGAGTTCCAGATGGAGCCCAGCTCTGCTCTCGAGGAGTAGCCCATTTGCCGAGTATCCAAGTCTGTCATTTACAAAAACATCACAGCTCCTTAACATAATTATATTATAGCATTTCAGCTGCAACAGATATTAGTGGAAATATCCTCAAACCATTACCTTACACTGTTTAGCCCCTTGGTACTTTGGCACTTGAACCAGAAACTTCTGGCAATCAGCCGGAGCTTCTCTTCGTATTTTCATGAACCTCTCAGTGGACTGAGTCAGCATCTGTATTAGAAAACTACCCTTATTAGAATGGCAAACTATAAAAGCTATTATCCAAGAGAAAACTAAAAGACAGAAGAGGCTGTTAATGTATTTTGATGAGCCTACTGCTAGTCTGCTATGCATTTCTGTAGTTAGCAGCCTAACAAATTTCTCTTGATAATGCATATTTAGCTAATCTTACCAGAACTCTGACTCTTCGACGAGCAAGATAGAGTGCAATGGCTCTCCCAAGCTTAGAAGTAGCACCTGTTAAAAAGACCTCATGCACATCTCGAGGAATCTCATTTAAGATCACAGCAGCTGTCAAGGTGTTCCCATGGACTACTCGGACTTTGAGATTTGGATGCTTGTCGACAAAGAGCGTTCCACCGCCATTTAGAGCTTCATTCTGCAGTTAGATTCTTCCATAAACAACATGACCAATAATAATGAGCCGTTCCTATTTTGAACATACTAATATCTCATCCCTGTTATGAATAGTctgtacattggatgctacattggatgctcatgttgtgaataacttaaagattaaatctcctactttatgtccatcatctttactttttatgcctataaaaggtcatgtaattgcaatggaaagatacaccaaagtgaaagaagaaaacgtttctcccttctttctatctcttcttatttatattttactgcattgcttttattttataacacattatcagcacgaagctctaattttattcttaactcccgctaagttgagccatattttattaaggtatatatcattataatcattttatttatggcagtacatatcatatgctcactgtttgcagattacttgtgcgcttgggcatcttaaatagtttaagtacattgcagcgataaaataactattttcttccgtgctcaactcttagaggacctcaaagtcatcaaactagctatgcactaatgtcatacttataatattcatggactcTCTGCATCAAAACATAtttttaaggcattttgaagaactgtgagaaatgaattgacaagcaataattttatagtttaattactttatatttattggaacatataaataatattagtcacgttcaattctattaacacatatatatcaataatataaagtgaaatgaaacaagtatgtaatttctactttatggcaagaataaaatgaaatagtagattgttaacatgatatagctctattttcatttcttttaccttaatcgttttgttttcattaattgtttattattataattatttctctaacttattcatcttttatgatagttttcactatgtcaaatttatcaaaacttgaatttgtggcacttgacatcaccgggaggaactatttatcatgggttcttgatgctgaaattcaccttgacgctaaaggtcttggaaatactattatacaaggaaatgaagcatcaaatcaggataaagcgaaggccatgattttccttcgtcatcatctacatgaagggttaaaaactgaatatttaaccgtaaaagatccacttgaattatggattaatttgaaggatcgatatgaccacctaaaacttacggtattaccgaaagctcggtatgagtggatacatttaaggttgcaagactttaaaaccgtaagtgagtataattctgctatctttaaagtaagttctctattaaaattatgtggagacactatcacagatgaggacttattggaaaaaacattttctacttttcacgcttcaaatgttgtgctacaacaacaataccgtgaaaaaggttttaagaaatattctgagttaatcacatgcctacttgtggcagagcagaataatactctattaataaaaaatcatgaagcccgtcccactgggtcagctccatttccggaagtgaatgttgtagcagcatatgataagtttgaaagaaaacaaaataattaccgtggtcgtggacatggtcgtaaacgtggacgtggcaggggcgaaacaattatcgtcattatggtagaaataaattggaaaacaataagggttctcaaattaatcattcaaaaggtaaaactaGTATGTGTCActgatgtggtatgagaggtcattgggcacgcatttgtcgtacgccagaacattttgtcaaactttatcaagcctccctcaagaaaaagaaaataatgtggaggcacacttggcctttcaaaataatgatgatgaagcaggtccctcaaacaaatatgattctaaggcacatcttgcatataaagatgatgattttgaaggcctaacaaatattactcatttagaagctggagacttctttgaggatattgactgaagaactaatcatcttactggggaatgaagctataaaagttgttatttttatgtttgcaactagtttatttttcttgagtgtgttttcctaatgcatcacgtgttgctagtttctacattcctaatgtatttcttaatgttttttttctgcttgtctttcatatttcttatgatgtattatttgtcttttttttatgaagaatatgaaaatt
This sequence is a window from Nicotiana sylvestris chromosome 3, ASM39365v2, whole genome shotgun sequence. Protein-coding genes within it:
- the LOC104236175 gene encoding ABC transporter I family member 17, whose amino-acid sequence is MEILPGSREPLLENESGFREDGEIKIQVRGLTKVSDKGISILNNVNVDIPKGIIMGVIGPSGSGKSTLLRSLNRLWEPPSNTVFLDGQDICDLDVLTLRRKIGMLFQLPVLFEGAVADNVRYGPQLKGKKLSDNEVYKLLTLADLDSSFFSKSGGELSVGQAQRVALARTLANEPEVLLLDEPTSALDPISTQNIEDVLVKLKREQNLTVVMVSHSIKQIKRIADIVCLLVNGEIVEILKPDQLCEAKHPMAQRFLELSA